From Microcystis aeruginosa NIES-2549, a single genomic window includes:
- a CDS encoding endonuclease MutS2, whose amino-acid sequence MIQDETLELLEWPRLCQHLATFAATKLGAIAIRQLPLPESKEESLNLLCQTKEVYSLEQKLDSRLSFDGITDIGDALERAHLGGLLSGQELLNIATTLAGVRRLRRLIDEQEDIPVLKELVAEIRTYPEIEQEIHRCIDEDGRISDRASPQLREIRGQMKVIRERIYRKLQDIMQKQGGAIQEAVITQRSDRWVIPVKAAQKEQIPGIIHDTSSTGATFYIEPHSIVDQGNQLRQYRRLEQIEEEKILRQLSNLIAEAFEDLEYLLAIATRLDLATARARYSLWLEGNPPHFIDGSETITLRNLRHPLLWWQKHHEQGGEVVPINVQISPEIRVVAITGPNTGGKTVTLKTLGLAALMAKAGLFIPAREPVEIPWFDQVLADIGDEQSLQQSLSTFSGHIRRIVRILAALNSRSLVLLDEVGAGTDPAEGSPLAIAILQYLADHSLLTVATTHYGELKALKYRDSRFENASVEFDDRTLSPTYRLLWGIPGRSNALTIAQRLGLNPEIVAEARNHLGGLSEEINQVIAGLEAQRREQESKAQEASQLLQQTEKFYTEVSTRANSLQERERELKRYQDQEIQKALLSAKAEINEVIRRLQAGTKTGRDAQKATEELTAIAERLLPKTEKTKVNYRPQVGERVRLPNLGQTAEVLAISPESDEISLRFGMMKMTLPLDQIESLDGQKVETVPKPAKNLPQTPTKPQETPLIRTSNNTVDIRGSRVAESETDIEQAIVRATPSGILWIIHGKGTGKLRQGVHDFLSRHPQVKRFQLAPQNEGGSGVTIAYLT is encoded by the coding sequence TTGATTCAAGACGAAACCCTAGAATTATTGGAATGGCCGCGGCTATGTCAACACCTAGCTACTTTTGCAGCGACTAAACTCGGTGCGATCGCAATTCGTCAATTGCCATTACCAGAAAGCAAAGAGGAAAGTTTAAACCTACTCTGCCAAACCAAAGAAGTTTATAGCTTAGAACAAAAATTAGATAGTCGTCTTTCCTTTGATGGGATTACCGACATCGGTGATGCCCTAGAAAGGGCGCATCTGGGGGGTTTATTATCGGGACAGGAACTTTTAAATATTGCCACGACTTTAGCGGGAGTGCGACGTTTACGCCGTTTAATTGACGAACAAGAAGATATACCGGTTTTAAAAGAGTTAGTAGCGGAAATTCGCACCTATCCAGAGATAGAACAGGAAATACACCGTTGTATCGATGAAGATGGCCGGATATCTGATCGCGCTAGTCCCCAATTACGCGAAATTCGGGGACAAATGAAGGTGATTAGAGAGCGTATTTACCGAAAATTACAGGATATCATGCAAAAACAGGGCGGTGCTATCCAAGAAGCGGTGATTACCCAAAGAAGCGACCGCTGGGTGATTCCCGTCAAAGCAGCGCAAAAAGAGCAAATACCCGGGATAATTCACGATACTTCCAGCACAGGGGCGACTTTTTACATTGAACCTCACTCTATCGTTGACCAAGGCAATCAACTGCGGCAATATCGTCGTCTGGAACAAATCGAAGAAGAAAAAATCCTGCGGCAGTTAAGTAATCTGATCGCCGAAGCCTTTGAGGACTTAGAATATTTACTAGCGATCGCTACTAGGCTCGATCTGGCCACCGCTAGGGCCCGTTACAGTTTATGGTTAGAGGGTAATCCCCCCCACTTTATCGATGGTTCGGAAACGATTACTTTACGGAATTTGCGCCATCCTTTGCTCTGGTGGCAAAAACACCACGAACAGGGGGGGGAGGTCGTACCAATAAATGTGCAGATTAGCCCAGAAATTCGCGTTGTTGCCATCACCGGACCAAATACCGGCGGAAAAACCGTTACTTTAAAAACTCTCGGATTAGCGGCTTTAATGGCGAAAGCGGGCCTGTTTATTCCAGCGCGGGAACCGGTAGAGATACCCTGGTTCGATCAGGTTTTAGCCGATATCGGGGATGAACAGTCTTTACAACAGAGTTTATCGACTTTTTCGGGTCACATTCGCCGGATTGTTCGCATTTTAGCGGCTTTAAATTCTCGTTCCTTGGTTTTACTCGATGAGGTGGGAGCAGGTACGGATCCGGCCGAGGGAAGTCCTTTAGCGATCGCTATTTTACAATACCTCGCCGATCATAGTTTACTGACGGTGGCTACCACTCACTACGGGGAATTAAAAGCGTTGAAGTATCGAGATTCTCGCTTTGAAAATGCCTCGGTAGAGTTTGATGATCGCACTCTTTCCCCCACTTATCGACTATTATGGGGCATTCCGGGCCGTTCTAATGCTTTAACTATTGCCCAGCGTTTGGGATTGAATCCCGAAATTGTGGCCGAAGCGAGAAATCATCTGGGGGGGTTATCGGAGGAGATAAATCAAGTAATTGCTGGTTTGGAAGCGCAAAGACGGGAACAGGAGTCAAAAGCTCAAGAAGCTAGTCAATTACTCCAACAAACGGAGAAATTTTATACAGAGGTGTCCACGCGGGCCAATTCTCTACAGGAGAGAGAGCGAGAATTAAAGCGTTATCAAGACCAGGAAATACAAAAGGCTTTATTATCGGCAAAAGCAGAGATTAATGAGGTTATTCGCCGATTGCAAGCGGGAACAAAAACCGGTAGAGATGCTCAAAAAGCCACAGAGGAATTAACTGCGATCGCAGAAAGGTTATTACCAAAAACGGAAAAAACTAAGGTTAATTATCGTCCGCAAGTGGGGGAAAGGGTACGCTTGCCCAATTTGGGACAAACTGCCGAAGTTTTAGCAATTTCACCAGAATCAGACGAGATTTCCCTGCGTTTCGGTATGATGAAGATGACCCTACCCTTAGATCAGATTGAGTCTTTGGATGGTCAAAAAGTGGAAACTGTGCCAAAACCTGCCAAAAATTTGCCCCAAACTCCCACAAAACCCCAGGAGACTCCTTTAATTCGTACTTCTAATAATACCGTCGATATTCGCGGTTCCAGGGTGGCAGAGTCAGAAACGGATATCGAACAGGCGATCGTCAGGGCTACCCCATCGGGTATATTATGGATTATTCACGGTAAAGGGACGGGAAAATTGCGTCAAGGTGTTCACGATTTTTTATCCCGTCATCCCCAGGTAAAACGCTTTCAATTAG
- the psb27 gene encoding photosystem II protein Psb27 — MSLKPYISRLLALVLVLVIGLMGCSSSSGLTGNYGKDTLTVIETLTTALDLVKDDPNKAAVESQAKEQINDYISLYRRDKKSGGLRSFTTMQTALNSLAGYYTAYGSRPIPDKLKQRLKQEFKQVQFSLQKGI, encoded by the coding sequence ATGTCTCTAAAACCTTACATTTCTCGCTTATTAGCTTTGGTTCTCGTCCTTGTCATCGGATTGATGGGTTGTTCTAGTAGTTCGGGGTTAACGGGCAATTATGGAAAAGATACCCTGACGGTGATTGAAACTTTAACCACAGCCCTTGATTTAGTCAAAGATGATCCGAATAAAGCGGCAGTTGAGTCGCAAGCAAAGGAACAAATCAACGATTACATCTCCCTCTACCGACGAGATAAAAAATCCGGGGGTTTGCGTTCTTTCACTACTATGCAAACAGCCTTAAACTCTCTGGCAGGTTATTATACCGCCTACGGTTCCCGTCCCATCCCCGACAAACTCAAACAACGTTTAAAACAAGAATTTAAACAGGTGCAATTCTCTCTCCAGAAAGGAATTTAG